A genomic window from Nocardioides sp. BP30 includes:
- a CDS encoding zinc-dependent metalloprotease, whose product MSETPGPEDPQNPQNPFKGTPFEALFGAGGGLPGGMDLSQIFGQIQSLMQPYDGPLNWDVALDTARKNAATTPDPTPTQRQKDAVADAVQLADHWLEETTAFPSGIVTVTAWSKAEWIVNTTDVWKQLVEPVAESSVSSLSGALPAEVAAMAGPMAGFLGKAVGALLASQVGSGLGALANEVLSVSDVGVPLAAPGRAALLPTNIAPFAEGLGVSEDDVLLYLALREAAHQRLFAGVPWLREHLIGAVRDYAAGVEVNLQAIQERVEEQMRGVDVNNPESLQQLLEGGMFELPQSPKQKAALERLEIALALVEGWVDEVVALATTDRMPAAGRLQEAVRRRRAAGGPAEQVFANLVGLELRPRRLRDAATLWGSLRTRQGVEARDGVWMSPALLPTSADLDDPLGFREGAEAPEALTEDDFDAELRKLLDGGSGPSAGDAGEDV is encoded by the coding sequence ATGAGTGAGACGCCGGGCCCCGAGGACCCGCAGAACCCGCAGAACCCGTTCAAGGGCACGCCGTTCGAGGCTCTCTTCGGCGCCGGTGGCGGCCTTCCCGGCGGGATGGACCTGAGCCAGATCTTCGGTCAGATCCAGTCCCTCATGCAGCCCTACGACGGCCCGCTGAACTGGGACGTTGCCCTCGACACCGCCCGCAAGAACGCCGCCACCACCCCCGACCCGACGCCCACGCAGCGGCAGAAGGACGCCGTGGCCGACGCCGTACAGCTGGCGGACCACTGGCTGGAGGAGACGACCGCGTTCCCCTCCGGCATCGTGACCGTCACCGCCTGGAGCAAGGCGGAGTGGATCGTGAACACGACCGACGTGTGGAAGCAGCTGGTCGAGCCGGTCGCGGAGTCGTCGGTCTCCTCCCTCTCCGGCGCGCTGCCCGCCGAGGTCGCGGCGATGGCCGGGCCGATGGCGGGCTTCCTCGGCAAGGCCGTGGGCGCCCTGCTCGCCAGTCAGGTCGGGTCGGGCCTCGGTGCCCTCGCGAACGAGGTGCTCAGCGTCTCCGACGTCGGCGTCCCGCTGGCCGCGCCCGGTCGGGCGGCGCTACTGCCGACCAACATCGCGCCGTTCGCCGAGGGTCTCGGCGTCAGCGAGGACGACGTGCTGCTCTACCTCGCACTGCGCGAGGCCGCCCACCAGCGCCTGTTCGCCGGGGTGCCCTGGCTGCGCGAGCACCTGATCGGCGCTGTGCGCGACTACGCGGCCGGGGTCGAGGTCAACCTGCAGGCCATCCAGGAGCGGGTCGAGGAGCAGATGCGGGGCGTGGACGTGAACAACCCCGAGTCGCTGCAGCAGCTGCTCGAGGGAGGCATGTTCGAGCTGCCCCAGTCGCCCAAGCAGAAGGCGGCGCTGGAGCGGTTGGAGATCGCTCTGGCGCTGGTCGAGGGCTGGGTCGACGAGGTGGTGGCTCTGGCTACCACCGACCGGATGCCCGCGGCGGGCAGGCTGCAGGAGGCCGTCCGTCGCCGCCGCGCCGCCGGCGGCCCGGCCGAGCAGGTCTTCGCCAACCTCGTCGGCCTGGAGCTGCGCCCCCGCCGCCTGCGCGACGCCGCGACGCTGTGGGGATCGCTGCGCACCCGCCAGGGCGTGGAGGCCCGCGACGGCGTGTGGATGTCGCCGGCGCTGCTGCCGACCTCGGCGGACCTGGACGACCCGCTCGGCTTCCGTGAAGGCGCCGAGGCGCCGGAGGCGCTGACCGAGGACGACTTCGACGCCGAGCTGCGCAAGCTGCTCGACGGTGGCTCGGGGCCCTCGGCGGGCGACGCCGGCGAGGACGTGTGA
- a CDS encoding type II toxin-antitoxin system PemK/MazF family toxin, giving the protein MRSLLRRLWPTRRFGRPAGDDISYAPRSDGRPQPGEVCWAWVPFEEDATQGKDRPVLIVGTRGSQWLALMLTSKDHDRGALQHDRDGVATDRFGHRWLDIGSGGWDRYHRASEIRLDRLLVLDHVRREGSALDRPTFERAVAAAGLSTGRR; this is encoded by the coding sequence ATGCGTAGCCTCCTGCGTCGGCTCTGGCCCACGCGCCGCTTCGGCCGGCCCGCCGGCGATGACATCTCCTACGCGCCGCGCTCCGACGGCCGCCCCCAACCGGGCGAGGTGTGCTGGGCCTGGGTGCCGTTCGAGGAGGACGCCACCCAGGGCAAGGACCGGCCCGTGCTGATCGTCGGGACACGCGGCTCGCAGTGGCTGGCCCTGATGCTGACCAGCAAGGACCACGACCGCGGAGCCCTCCAGCACGACCGCGACGGCGTCGCCACCGATCGCTTCGGCCACCGCTGGCTCGACATCGGCTCCGGAGGCTGGGACCGCTACCACCGCGCCAGCGAGATCCGGCTGGACCGGTTGCTGGTGCTCGACCACGTACGTCGGGAAGGGTCAGCGCTCGACCGACCTACCTTCGAGCGCGCCGTGGCGGCGGCGGGCCTCTCGACCGGCCGAAGGTGA
- a CDS encoding YlbL family protein, with protein sequence MKQRSVAALIALSTVVVLLLVAWLAPLPYSVYQPGVTLNVLSDESPDGKPIIQVSGHQVYRDGGELRMTTVSVTRRDTRLGLWDLLGAWFNRDAAVYPRSAVYPDTSGTEQDDTTEGAVQMASSQDTATAVALKELGVSVQQMLEIVAVVPKSPADGHLQAHDLLEKVDGASVTSPDAAVKAIQSAPAGQPVELTVLRGGQQTNVTFTPGEKSGKPYLGVSLGMGYKFPFEVSVDIDPAIGGPSAGLMFSLGIYDTLTPGSLTDGKPIAGTGEIETDGSVGPIGGIQQKIPAARKAGAKLFLVPADNCNDAEGADNGGMRLVKVTTMDSAVKAIQTWVKDPNATLPTCGSAS encoded by the coding sequence ATGAAGCAGCGCTCCGTGGCGGCCCTGATCGCGCTCTCCACCGTCGTCGTGCTGCTCCTGGTCGCGTGGCTGGCACCCCTGCCCTACAGCGTCTACCAGCCGGGCGTCACGCTCAACGTGCTCAGCGACGAGAGCCCCGACGGCAAGCCGATCATCCAGGTCTCGGGTCACCAGGTCTACCGCGACGGCGGTGAGCTGCGGATGACCACCGTCTCCGTCACCCGCCGTGACACCCGGCTGGGCCTGTGGGACCTGCTCGGCGCCTGGTTCAACCGCGACGCCGCCGTCTACCCGCGCTCGGCGGTCTACCCCGACACCTCGGGCACCGAGCAGGACGACACCACCGAGGGCGCGGTGCAGATGGCCAGCTCGCAGGACACCGCCACGGCCGTGGCGCTCAAGGAGCTCGGCGTCTCCGTGCAGCAGATGCTGGAGATCGTCGCCGTCGTACCGAAGTCACCGGCCGACGGCCACCTGCAGGCGCACGACCTGCTGGAGAAGGTCGACGGCGCGTCGGTCACCTCGCCCGACGCCGCGGTCAAGGCGATCCAGTCGGCACCCGCCGGCCAGCCCGTCGAGCTCACGGTCCTGCGCGGCGGCCAGCAGACGAACGTCACCTTCACCCCGGGGGAGAAGAGCGGCAAGCCCTACCTCGGGGTCTCGCTCGGCATGGGCTACAAGTTCCCCTTCGAGGTGTCGGTGGACATCGATCCGGCGATCGGCGGCCCGAGCGCCGGGCTGATGTTCTCGCTCGGCATCTACGACACCCTGACACCGGGATCGCTGACGGACGGCAAGCCGATCGCCGGGACCGGGGAGATCGAGACCGACGGCAGCGTCGGCCCGATCGGCGGCATCCAGCAGAAGATCCCGGCCGCCCGCAAGGCGGGCGCGAAGCTCTTCCTCGTCCCGGCCGACAACTGCAACGATGCCGAGGGCGCCGACAACGGCGGCATGCGGCTGGTCAAGGTGACCACGATGGATTCGGCCGTGAAGGCGATCCAGACCTGGGTCAAGGACCCGAACGCGACCCTGCCGACCTGTGGGAGTGCCTCATGA
- a CDS encoding NUDIX hydrolase has protein sequence MSLREDALRTLASWSPPTVGQQELRQRYVDYLTRHASGVLREDRPHHLTASTLVLSADGAQVMLTLHAKAQRWFQFGGHLEPGDASLLAAATREASEESGLAGLTLDPAPVQLSDHEVPFCGPGVHHYDVRFVAVAAAGAVPAVSEESLDVRWFPVAALPSEDPDMLELIDLARRRLAETSPFAG, from the coding sequence GTGAGCCTGCGCGAGGACGCGCTGCGGACCCTCGCCTCCTGGTCGCCGCCCACCGTGGGCCAGCAGGAGCTGCGGCAGCGCTACGTCGACTACCTGACCCGGCACGCCTCCGGCGTGCTGCGCGAGGACCGGCCCCACCACCTCACCGCCTCGACGCTGGTGCTCTCCGCCGACGGTGCGCAGGTGATGCTGACCCTGCACGCCAAGGCGCAGCGCTGGTTCCAGTTCGGCGGTCACCTGGAGCCGGGCGACGCCTCGCTGCTCGCCGCCGCCACCCGTGAGGCGTCCGAGGAATCCGGCCTGGCCGGCCTGACGCTCGATCCGGCGCCGGTGCAGCTCAGCGACCACGAGGTGCCGTTCTGCGGTCCGGGCGTGCACCACTACGACGTGCGCTTCGTCGCGGTGGCCGCCGCCGGCGCCGTACCCGCCGTCTCCGAGGAGTCCCTCGACGTACGGTGGTTCCCGGTGGCGGCGCTGCCCAGCGAGGACCCGGACATGCTGGAGCTGATCGACCTGGCCCGCCGTCGCCTCGCCGAGACGTCACCTTTCGCCGGTTGA
- a CDS encoding GNAT family N-acetyltransferase, with the protein MSGFVVRIARADDAAAFGLLRLVWAAENGADTADPGFAERLTSWFAAETSHRVFWLAEAGDEAVGMVNLTLFTRMPYPASVDLPTAWGYLANLFVRPAERGRGIGAALIGACTTYAEDHRLARIVLSPSPASTPLYRRAGFSAADTLMVRTFG; encoded by the coding sequence GTGAGCGGGTTCGTCGTGCGGATCGCCCGTGCCGACGACGCCGCGGCATTCGGCCTTCTCCGGTTGGTCTGGGCGGCCGAGAACGGCGCCGACACCGCGGACCCGGGCTTCGCGGAACGCCTCACCTCGTGGTTCGCCGCAGAGACGTCGCACCGGGTGTTCTGGCTCGCCGAAGCCGGCGACGAGGCCGTGGGCATGGTGAACCTGACGCTCTTCACGCGGATGCCCTACCCCGCATCGGTCGACCTCCCGACGGCGTGGGGCTACCTGGCCAATCTGTTCGTGCGCCCCGCCGAGCGCGGCCGCGGTATCGGCGCGGCGCTCATCGGCGCATGCACGACGTACGCCGAGGACCACCGGCTCGCCCGGATCGTGCTCTCCCCCAGCCCCGCCTCGACCCCGCTCTACCGCCGTGCCGGCTTCAGCGCCGCGGACACCCTGATGGTGCGCACCTTCGGCTGA
- a CDS encoding PHP domain-containing protein, which produces MSEHEYDAGPVAALRRIAFLLERGREDTYKVKAFRAAAAAILPLGDRELRERVAARTLTDLPGVGSSTAAVIAEALAGGVPTRLADAERTHGGPLSAGGAELRARLRGDLHSHSDWSDGGSPIEEMAFTAMELGHEYLVLTDHSPRLKVARGLSVERLTKQLGVVEAVNEHIATSGAGDFTLLKGIEVDILDDGGLDQTDAMLERLDLRVASVHSKLAMEKAAMTRRMVTAISTTRMNVLGHCTGRLVTGGRGTRPGSTFDAKAVFGACAEHGVAVEINSRPERRDPPTRLLEIARDLGCLFSIDSDAHAPGQLDFLVLGCERAEAVGIDPDRIVNTWPRERLLAWANG; this is translated from the coding sequence GTGTCGGAGCATGAGTACGACGCAGGACCGGTCGCGGCGCTGCGCCGGATCGCCTTCCTGCTCGAGCGCGGCCGCGAGGACACCTACAAGGTCAAGGCGTTCCGGGCCGCTGCCGCGGCGATCCTGCCGCTGGGCGACCGGGAGCTGCGCGAGCGGGTGGCCGCCCGCACGCTCACGGACCTGCCCGGTGTCGGTTCGAGCACTGCAGCGGTGATCGCCGAGGCGCTCGCCGGCGGCGTACCGACGCGGCTGGCCGACGCCGAACGCACGCACGGTGGCCCGCTCAGCGCCGGGGGAGCGGAGCTGCGAGCCCGGCTGCGCGGGGACCTCCACTCCCACTCCGACTGGTCCGACGGTGGCTCTCCGATCGAGGAGATGGCGTTCACCGCGATGGAGCTGGGCCATGAGTACCTGGTGCTCACCGACCACTCGCCGCGACTCAAGGTGGCACGGGGGCTCTCCGTGGAGCGGCTGACCAAGCAGCTGGGTGTGGTGGAGGCGGTCAACGAGCACATCGCGACCTCCGGGGCGGGGGACTTCACCCTGCTGAAGGGCATCGAGGTGGACATCCTCGACGACGGTGGTCTGGACCAGACCGATGCGATGCTGGAGCGGCTCGACCTGCGGGTGGCCAGCGTCCACTCCAAGCTCGCGATGGAGAAGGCGGCGATGACCAGGAGGATGGTCACCGCCATCTCCACCACCCGCATGAACGTGCTGGGTCACTGCACCGGCCGGCTGGTCACGGGTGGACGCGGCACCCGGCCCGGCTCGACCTTCGACGCGAAGGCGGTCTTCGGCGCCTGTGCCGAGCACGGTGTCGCGGTGGAGATCAACTCCCGGCCCGAGCGGCGGGACCCGCCGACCCGGCTGCTGGAGATCGCCCGCGACCTCGGCTGCCTGTTCTCGATCGACTCCGACGCGCACGCACCGGGGCAGCTCGACTTCCTCGTCCTGGGGTGCGAGCGGGCCGAGGCGGTCGGCATCGATCCCGACCGGATCGTCAACACCTGGCCCAGGGAGCGCCTCCTGGCCTGGGCCAACGGGTAG
- a CDS encoding WhiB family transcriptional regulator, protein MTAVLEPTLGLLHDEADRVDDELLPCRANNPELWFAESPHDVEFAKALCQACPVQELCLEGALNRREPWGVWGGELFLQGIVIPRKRPRGRPRKSDVAA, encoded by the coding sequence ATGACCGCCGTACTCGAGCCCACGCTCGGTCTGCTCCACGACGAGGCCGATCGGGTCGACGACGAGCTGTTGCCGTGCCGGGCGAACAACCCGGAGCTGTGGTTCGCCGAATCGCCGCACGACGTCGAGTTCGCCAAGGCCCTGTGCCAGGCATGCCCGGTCCAGGAGCTCTGCCTGGAGGGCGCCCTCAACCGGCGTGAGCCCTGGGGCGTCTGGGGTGGGGAGCTCTTCCTCCAGGGGATCGTGATCCCGCGCAAGCGCCCGCGTGGCCGTCCGCGCAAGTCCGACGTCGCCGCGTGA
- a CDS encoding molybdenum cofactor biosynthesis protein MoaE, whose translation MSAVRLVDIREAPLDVAEVCAALDDPASGGLTVFVGRVRDHDGGAGVTGLGYSAHPTALDRLREVCERVAADHDVQVAAVHRVGDLVVGDIAVVVAASAGHRGDAFAASRDLIDTLKQTVPIWKHQLFADGTDEWVGTP comes from the coding sequence GTGAGTGCCGTGCGACTGGTCGACATCCGCGAGGCCCCTCTCGACGTCGCCGAGGTGTGCGCCGCGCTCGACGACCCCGCCAGTGGCGGCCTCACCGTCTTCGTGGGCCGGGTGCGCGATCACGACGGGGGTGCCGGGGTGACGGGACTGGGCTACAGCGCCCACCCGACGGCGCTGGACCGGCTGCGCGAGGTCTGCGAGCGGGTGGCCGCCGATCACGACGTGCAGGTCGCGGCGGTGCACCGCGTCGGCGACCTGGTGGTCGGGGACATCGCCGTGGTGGTGGCGGCCAGTGCCGGCCACCGTGGCGATGCGTTCGCCGCCTCCCGCGACCTGATCGACACCCTCAAGCAGACGGTGCCGATCTGGAAGCACCAGCTCTTCGCCGACGGGACGGACGAGTGGGTCGGCACGCCGTAG
- a CDS encoding GNAT family N-acetyltransferase yields the protein MRTPMFTHDLGGGLALALRDLSTVERMHDLTVKNLERLRSWEPWAHAEPDVEGLRAFTRQGMTAWVEGRSIPCVIVVDGVAVGAAGATIDDYAQTAELGYWIDADHEGRGAVSRAVSALLTELFHQRGIRRAEIRTGTENARSRAVAERLGFAHEGTLRAALQVGDARQDVAVYGLLAEP from the coding sequence ATGCGGACTCCGATGTTCACCCATGACCTCGGTGGTGGTCTCGCCCTGGCGCTACGCGATCTCTCCACGGTGGAGCGGATGCACGACCTGACGGTGAAGAACCTGGAGCGCCTGCGCTCGTGGGAGCCGTGGGCGCACGCGGAGCCGGATGTGGAGGGCTTGAGAGCGTTCACGCGGCAGGGCATGACCGCGTGGGTCGAGGGTCGCAGCATCCCCTGCGTCATCGTCGTCGACGGGGTCGCCGTCGGGGCGGCTGGCGCAACCATCGACGACTACGCGCAGACCGCCGAACTGGGCTACTGGATCGATGCCGACCACGAGGGGCGGGGTGCGGTGTCACGAGCCGTTTCCGCGCTGCTCACCGAGTTGTTCCACCAGCGTGGGATCCGGCGGGCCGAGATTCGCACCGGTACCGAGAACGCCAGGAGTCGTGCCGTGGCCGAGCGCCTCGGCTTCGCGCATGAAGGAACGTTGCGGGCAGCCCTGCAGGTGGGCGACGCCCGGCAGGATGTCGCCGTCTACGGTCTCCTCGCGGAGCCCTAG
- a CDS encoding M48 metallopeptidase family protein — protein sequence MDPAAAAARPEVEVRRSKRRRRTVSAYREGDRIVVLIPASMSRRQEAEWVETMVARLERSEQRRKPSDADLLKRALGLSDRYFGGLAIPESVRWVENQNARWGSCTPLDRTIRLSARLQGMPSWVLDYVLVHELAHLFEPNHNARFWGWVDRFPQAERAKGYLAGWSAAARLEAPPGDELD from the coding sequence ATGGACCCCGCCGCTGCCGCCGCTCGGCCGGAGGTGGAGGTACGCCGGAGCAAGCGCCGTCGGCGGACCGTCTCCGCCTACCGCGAGGGCGACCGCATCGTGGTGCTGATCCCGGCGTCGATGTCGCGCCGCCAGGAGGCGGAGTGGGTGGAGACGATGGTCGCCCGGCTCGAGCGCTCCGAGCAGCGCAGGAAGCCGAGCGATGCCGACCTGCTCAAGCGAGCCCTCGGCCTCTCCGACCGCTACTTCGGCGGCCTCGCGATCCCGGAATCGGTGCGCTGGGTGGAGAACCAGAATGCGCGCTGGGGCTCCTGCACGCCACTGGACCGCACCATCAGGCTCTCCGCGCGCCTGCAGGGCATGCCGTCATGGGTGCTGGACTACGTGCTCGTGCACGAGCTGGCCCACCTGTTCGAGCCGAACCACAACGCCCGGTTCTGGGGGTGGGTGGACAGGTTCCCGCAGGCCGAGCGCGCCAAGGGCTACCTGGCCGGGTGGTCGGCCGCGGCCCGGCTGGAGGCGCCCCCCGGCGACGAGCTCGACTGA
- a CDS encoding ATP-dependent helicase translates to MASPAELLDALDPEQRQVAEALRGPVRVLAGAGTGKTRAITHRIAYGVATGVYAPTEILAVTFTTRAAGEMRQRLRTMGAGSVQARTFHSAALRQLRYFWPHVHGTELPQLIESKIGLLASAARRHRVQSDQALLRDLAAEVEWAKVSNVHPDDYAKVAARRGREVNNLDAATVGRVFGSYEEVKRSQGRMDMEDVLLLTAGLLAEDERVAAQVRRQYKWFVVDEFQDVSPLQSALLDLWLGGRNEICVVGDPAQTIYSFAGADARYLRDFGRKFPGTTSVELVRNYRSTPQVIEVANTLLRGSASQGVDLRAQRPAGPAITYHQRSDEVAEADAVAAEIERLHAAGRPWSQIAVLFRINAQSETFEEALTGRSIPYVVRGAARFFDRPEVREAVTRLRGAARSEEAGDPSTDAGQRLLETTHATLAGMGWTQRPPEARGQTRDRWESWQALVDQAHEFAQTGGDLTAFVAELDRRAAEQHAPVAEGVTLATYHAAKGLEWDSVFLVGLQEGTLPISYALDSPSAVEEERRLLYVGVTRARLDLQLSWALARQPGGRGARKPSRFLDPLLPASARPEPSQSANRRARMCKTCGRPLGTAAEKSRGRHEDCPAAYDEELFERLREWRREAAGNKPAFTVFTDATLEAIAEAKPGSQADLLRISGVGRSKLDAYGQDVLALIAASA, encoded by the coding sequence ATGGCCTCGCCCGCCGAACTCCTCGACGCCCTCGACCCGGAGCAGCGCCAGGTCGCCGAGGCACTGCGCGGGCCGGTCCGGGTGCTTGCCGGAGCAGGCACGGGCAAGACCCGCGCGATCACCCACCGCATCGCGTACGGCGTGGCCACCGGGGTCTACGCGCCGACCGAGATCCTCGCCGTCACCTTCACCACCCGCGCCGCGGGGGAGATGCGACAGCGGCTCCGGACGATGGGCGCCGGCAGCGTCCAGGCGCGGACCTTCCACTCCGCCGCGCTCCGCCAGCTGCGCTACTTCTGGCCGCACGTGCACGGCACCGAGCTGCCGCAGCTGATCGAGTCCAAGATCGGGCTGCTGGCCTCGGCCGCGCGGCGGCACCGCGTGCAGTCCGACCAGGCCCTGCTGCGCGACCTCGCCGCCGAGGTCGAGTGGGCGAAGGTGAGCAACGTCCACCCCGACGACTACGCGAAGGTCGCAGCGCGCCGGGGTCGTGAGGTCAACAACCTCGACGCCGCGACGGTCGGCCGCGTCTTCGGCAGCTACGAGGAGGTCAAGCGCAGCCAGGGCCGGATGGACATGGAGGACGTGCTGCTGCTGACCGCCGGCCTGCTCGCGGAGGACGAGCGGGTGGCGGCACAGGTCCGCCGACAGTACAAGTGGTTCGTCGTGGACGAGTTCCAGGACGTCTCGCCGTTGCAGTCAGCGCTGCTCGACCTGTGGTTGGGCGGCCGCAACGAGATCTGTGTCGTCGGCGACCCGGCCCAGACCATCTACTCCTTCGCCGGCGCCGACGCTCGTTATCTGCGCGACTTCGGTCGGAAGTTCCCGGGCACGACCTCGGTGGAGCTGGTGCGCAACTACCGCTCCACGCCCCAGGTCATCGAGGTCGCCAACACCTTGCTGCGGGGCTCGGCCAGCCAGGGCGTGGACCTGCGGGCGCAGCGCCCGGCGGGCCCCGCGATCACCTACCACCAGCGCTCCGACGAGGTGGCCGAGGCCGATGCGGTCGCCGCGGAGATCGAGCGGCTGCACGCGGCAGGCCGGCCGTGGTCCCAGATCGCCGTGCTCTTCCGGATCAACGCCCAGTCCGAGACGTTCGAGGAGGCACTGACCGGCCGGAGCATCCCCTACGTCGTGCGCGGCGCGGCCCGGTTCTTCGACCGTCCCGAGGTACGGGAGGCGGTGACACGGCTGCGCGGTGCCGCCCGCTCCGAGGAGGCAGGCGACCCTTCGACCGACGCGGGACAGCGCCTGCTCGAGACCACCCACGCGACCCTGGCCGGGATGGGCTGGACCCAGCGGCCGCCCGAGGCTCGCGGGCAGACGCGCGACCGGTGGGAGTCGTGGCAGGCCCTGGTCGACCAGGCGCACGAGTTCGCCCAGACGGGCGGTGACCTAACCGCGTTCGTCGCCGAGCTGGACCGTCGCGCGGCCGAGCAGCACGCTCCGGTCGCCGAGGGAGTCACGCTGGCGACCTATCACGCGGCCAAGGGCCTGGAGTGGGACTCGGTCTTCCTGGTCGGCCTGCAGGAGGGCACGTTGCCGATCAGCTACGCCCTCGATTCGCCATCGGCGGTGGAGGAGGAGCGCCGGCTGCTCTACGTCGGCGTGACCCGGGCCCGGCTGGACCTGCAGCTCAGCTGGGCGCTGGCGCGGCAACCGGGGGGTCGCGGGGCGCGCAAGCCCTCCCGCTTCCTCGACCCGTTGCTGCCGGCCTCGGCCCGGCCCGAGCCGTCGCAGTCGGCCAACCGGCGCGCCCGGATGTGCAAGACGTGTGGCCGCCCCCTCGGCACGGCCGCGGAGAAGAGCCGCGGCCGGCACGAGGACTGCCCGGCGGCGTACGACGAGGAGCTCTTCGAGCGACTGCGAGAGTGGCGTCGCGAGGCCGCCGGCAACAAGCCGGCCTTCACCGTGTTCACCGACGCCACCTTGGAGGCGATCGCCGAGGCCAAGCCGGGCTCGCAGGCCGACCTTCTCCGGATCAGCGGCGTGGGGCGTTCGAAGCTCGATGCCTACGGGCAGGACGTTCTCGCGTTGATCGCCGCATCCGCCTGA
- a CDS encoding DUF5679 domain-containing protein, whose amino-acid sequence MAESWSGEFYCVKCKEKREATGEIKVNDKGTKMAKAVCPVCGTNLNRILGKA is encoded by the coding sequence ATGGCGGAGAGCTGGAGCGGCGAGTTTTACTGCGTCAAGTGCAAGGAGAAGCGCGAGGCGACCGGTGAGATCAAGGTGAACGACAAGGGCACGAAGATGGCCAAGGCCGTCTGCCCGGTCTGTGGCACCAACCTCAACCGGATCCTCGGCAAGGCCTAG